From Tachypleus tridentatus isolate NWPU-2018 chromosome 8, ASM421037v1, whole genome shotgun sequence, a single genomic window includes:
- the LOC143223037 gene encoding uncharacterized protein LOC143223037 translates to MGTTKRPRLDTTDTLPHRSRLYSPISQNISDIIGCIKTETESFTSNHNDPVSKVSVRKTPSWSNLLDEKISKSENSPVRTSPKSSDKVRCPSFCTDKSCSNKSNASEVALWTIDDVVRFVTSVESCAEYAEKFREHSIDGTSLPLLNEDHLTTYLGMKLGPALKLRSKLAKKIGHCVVCMHCIHCHLDEYEKRNDLTTSGK, encoded by the exons ATGGGAACAACAAAGCGCCCTCGTTTGGACACCACTGATACATTACCGCATCGTTCTCGACTGTATTCGCCTATTTCACAAAACATTAGTGATATTATTGGCtgtataaaaacagaaacagaaTCGTTTACAAGTAATCACAATGATCCTGTGTCAAAGGTCAGCGTCCGAAAAACTCCAAGTTGGTCGAACTTGTTGGACGAAAAAATATCCAAATCCGAGAATTCACCTGTTCGGACCTCGCCCAAATCTTCTGATAAAGTTCGTTGTCCTTCCTTTTGTACCGACAAATCTTGTTCAAACAAGTCAAATGCTAGTGAGGTTGCACTGTGGACTATTGATGACGTTGTGAGGTTTGTGACGTCAGTTGAATCTTGTGCCGAATATGCTGAA AAATTCCGAGAACACTCCATAGATGGCACCAGCTTACCACTTCTGAATGAAGACCATTTGACAACTTATCTAGGAATGAAACTTGGGCCTGCACTAAAACTACGATCAAAACTGGCGAAGAAAATAGGACATTGTGTAGTCTGTATGCATTGTATCCATTGCCATTTAGATGAATATGAAAAGCGGAACGATTTAACTACATCGGGAAAATAA